Part of the Methylorubrum populi genome is shown below.
GGCGCGTCGAGGACGCCGCGGCCCTGCGCGGCGGCAGCGGCGAGCGCGTCGCCGCGCGCTTCCGTGACACCGCCCAGTGCCTTGCCTTCATCCTCGCCGCCCGTCGGCACGGGGCGAGCCTGCTGCCGATCCATCCGGCCCTGCCGGACGAGGGCGCGCGCCGGCTCGCCGAGCGCGCCGGCTGCCACCGCCTGTTCCTCGACGGCCTGGAGGGCGAGGCGCTCGCCGGCGCCGCGCCGCCGGTCCCGGGGGAGGGCGAGCTGCTCCAGATGAGCTCCGGCACCACCGGCGAGCCCAAATGCATCGCCCGCCCCTGGGGCGCGGTGGAACGCGAGATCGAGAGCTACGTCGGCGCCTTCACCGAGCCGGACGGCATGACCCCGGTCATCGCCTGCCCGATCACCCATTCCTACGGTCTGATCTGCGGCCTCTTCGTGGGCCTGGCGCGCGGCCGCGTGCCGGTGATCGTGGACACCACCAATCCGAAATACCTCCTGCGCCGCCTGCGCGAGATCGAGCGGCCGGTGCTCTACACCGCGCCGGCCATGCTGCACACGCTGGCCCGACTCATGCCCGAGGGCGAGACCCTGCACGCGGCGATGGTCTCGGGCACGCTCCTGCCCGCGCCCTGGTTCGCCGCCATCCGCGGGCGCGTCACCCACCTGTTCCAGCAATACGGCTGCTCGGAAGCCGGCTGCATCGCGATCAATCCGGATCTGCGCCGGGCCGACGCCATCGGCCGGCCGCTGCCGCACCACCGCGTCCGGGCGGGGACGAGCGCCGAGGCGCCAGCGGAGATCGTGGTCGAGGGGGAGGGCGGGGCGATCGGCACCGCCGATCTCGGCTACCGCGAGCCCGACGGCATGCTGGTCTTCGTCGCGCGCAAGGACGACACGATCAACGTCTCGGGCCTCAACGTCTATCCCGGCGAGGTCGAGGACGTGGTGATGGCGATGCCCGGGGTCACCGACGCCGTGGCCTTCGCCCGGCCCGACCCGTTCGCCGGCGAGCGGGTGACGCTGCTGTTCAGCGCGGAACGCCCCGTCCCGCCCCGCGCCCTCCAGGATTGGTGCCGCCGCTGGCTCGCCGGCCATCAGGTGCCGGTCGAGGCGGTGCAGGTCGGCGCGATCCCGCGCGAGGCCAACGGCAAGATTTCCCGTCGCGCGGTCGCCGCACAGTACCGGGACGGCGGCCTGGAGGCGGTGGCGTGAGCAACGAGACGCTGATCGCGGCCATCGGCACGGTGCTGCGCGAGGAGATGCGCCATCCCCATCTCGATCGGTTCGGGCCGGAGGCGCGGCTGAACGAGGATCTCTACCTCGATTCCGTCCAGCTGCTTCAGCTCATCCTGGCGCTGGAGCTGACGCACGGCGTCTCGGTGCCCGAAGCGGCGATCAATCGGCAGGACGTCTCCACCGTCGCCGACCTCGCCCGGCTCCTGGCGCCGGGGGCAGCCGAACCGGCCGTGGCGCCCGCCGAACCGGAGGCATCCTCCGAGGGCGTCCACGGCGCGATGCCCTACGATCTGAAGATCCACTGCTTCGTCAGTTGCGTCTGCGACGGGCTGAAGAGCCGCGGTATCGACCACCGCCCGTTCTACGCTCTGATCTGGGACGCCGAGTTCGCCATCACCGACGGGTCGCGGCTCGCCTACCACTCGGACGCGATGGACCACGAGTCGTTCCGCTACTGGTTCGAGCGGCTCTACGGTGTGCCACTCGTGTCCTGGTACGACCATTCCCGCTCGAAGGACGAGAACGTCGCCACCCTGCTCGACCTTCTGGAGCGGCGCGAGCCCGAGGCAAGCATCATGGTGATGCTCGACATGTTCCACCTCCCCGAGCGCGAGAACAAGTTCAACCAGAACCCCTTCCCGCACTACCTGCTCGTGTCGCTCGGCGACGATCCCGACCTGTGGCAGGTCCGTGATCCCGATTTCCGCTGGGAAGGCGTGATCGAGCGCGCGCGGATGCTGAACGCCATCCGCCAGCCCAGCGTCGCCGGCGGCTACCGCTTCGATCCCTCCCTCGCCCATCCGCCCGCGGACACGGATCTGGCGGCCTTCTTCGAGGCCTGCTTCCGGTTCGACGCCAACCCGCTGATCGATGCCGCGCGTGCCATCGTGCTCGCCCATGCCGAGGGGCGCGGGGGTTTGAGGCTGACCGAACTCGGCGAGGCCCTGCGCGAACTGCCGGTCATTACCATCCGCAAATGGGCCTACGAGCACGGCTTCGCCTTCTTCTGGCGGGCCCTGCGCTGGCCGGACCCGGAATTCCAACGGATCTGCGACGAGATCGAGGCCCTGGTGAACGGTCTCACCGCCCTGCACTACGCCGTGCTGAAGCTCGCCCGAACCGGGGACACGGCCGAACTCACCCCCGTCCTCGCGCGTCTCGACGCCCTCGACGCGCAGGAATTCGCGATCAAGCGGCAGCTCGCCTCCGCCTACGCCGCGTGGCGGCAGACGAGCCCGGCTCTCGGCCCCGCCCCCGGACGCGCCGCGCCGCCCTCCCGCGAAAGGCTCCCCGCATGAGAATCGCGCTCTGCACCATCAGCTTTCGCCACCATCTCGTGTCGATCGGCGAACTCGCCCGCTTCGCCCGCGGCCACGGCTTCGACGGGATCGAGTTGTGGGGCGTGCATGCCCGCAATCTCGGCCCCGGCGACCACGCCGAATGGCTCGCCGCCTACGGGCTGCGGGTGCCGATGCTGAGCGACTACCTGCCGCTCGATGCGCCCCTCGAAACCCTGACCGAGCGGACCGCCGAACTCGCCGGCCTCGCGCGGAGCTGGGGCGCGCCGCGGCTGCGCACCTTCGCCGGGACCAAGGCCAGCGCCGCCGCCGCGCCGGAGGAGCGCGCCCAGGTCGCCGCTCGCCTGCGGATGGCGGCAGAGCAGCTCGCCGATTGCGGCCTGCGGCTCGTGGTGGAGACGCATCCCGGCACGCTCGCCGACACCACCGCCTCGCTCCTCGACCTGCTGGCGGCGGTGGATCACCCGAACCTCCGGGTCAATTTCGACACGCTCCACGTCTGGGAGGGCGGCGACGACCCGCTCGCGGCCCATGCCCGACTCAGCCCGCATATCGACTACTACCACCTCAAGAACGTGCGCAGCCGCGCCGACCTGTCGGTGTTCGCGCCGGCCAACGTCTACGCCGCGGCCGGACGGCGCGAGGGCATGACCCCCCTGTTCGAGGGCGCGCTGGATTACGGCGCTTTCCTGAAGACGCTGCCGCCGCAGGCGGAAGGCTCGCTCGAATGGTTCGGCGAGGCCTCCTTCTCGGTGCTGCCGACCGACCTTTTCCGCCTGCGCAGCGCCACCGCCGGCCGCCGCGGGGCCGCCCCCCTCCACGCCGCGCGCTGAGCGGGCGCTGCATATTCAGGAGACCGCCATGACCGAGAGCCGCGCCGTCGTCGGCACCCCGCATGCCAGCCGCTATCTCCAGCAGCTCTGCAAGCACTGGTCGCACCGGTTCGAGACCGAATCGAGCGCGACCCAGGCCCGGATCGCGCTGCCGCTCGGGGAGACGCGCCTGACCGCCGACGCCGAGACCCTGACGATCGACCTGACCGCGGGGGACGCCGCCAGCCTGCCCGACCTGCGCGACGTGGTCGTGCGCCACATCGAGCGCTTCGCCTTTCGCGAGACGCTGCGCTTCGAGTGGACGTGAGCACGCCCCGCAACGAGCCAGAACCACCTCTCAGGGAGCACGGACCGGAATGAACGGCATGGGCAGAGACGGGGACTTG
Proteins encoded:
- a CDS encoding DUF6005 family protein yields the protein MSNETLIAAIGTVLREEMRHPHLDRFGPEARLNEDLYLDSVQLLQLILALELTHGVSVPEAAINRQDVSTVADLARLLAPGAAEPAVAPAEPEASSEGVHGAMPYDLKIHCFVSCVCDGLKSRGIDHRPFYALIWDAEFAITDGSRLAYHSDAMDHESFRYWFERLYGVPLVSWYDHSRSKDENVATLLDLLERREPEASIMVMLDMFHLPERENKFNQNPFPHYLLVSLGDDPDLWQVRDPDFRWEGVIERARMLNAIRQPSVAGGYRFDPSLAHPPADTDLAAFFEACFRFDANPLIDAARAIVLAHAEGRGGLRLTELGEALRELPVITIRKWAYEHGFAFFWRALRWPDPEFQRICDEIEALVNGLTALHYAVLKLARTGDTAELTPVLARLDALDAQEFAIKRQLASAYAAWRQTSPALGPAPGRAAPPSRERLPA
- a CDS encoding sugar phosphate isomerase/epimerase family protein; this encodes MRIALCTISFRHHLVSIGELARFARGHGFDGIELWGVHARNLGPGDHAEWLAAYGLRVPMLSDYLPLDAPLETLTERTAELAGLARSWGAPRLRTFAGTKASAAAAPEERAQVAARLRMAAEQLADCGLRLVVETHPGTLADTTASLLDLLAAVDHPNLRVNFDTLHVWEGGDDPLAAHARLSPHIDYYHLKNVRSRADLSVFAPANVYAAAGRREGMTPLFEGALDYGAFLKTLPPQAEGSLEWFGEASFSVLPTDLFRLRSATAGRRGAAPLHAAR
- a CDS encoding DUF2218 domain-containing protein, which gives rise to MTESRAVVGTPHASRYLQQLCKHWSHRFETESSATQARIALPLGETRLTADAETLTIDLTAGDAASLPDLRDVVVRHIERFAFRETLRFEWT